CCTCGGGAATGTGGTGTATCTGCTGCCACCCCTGGGGATCAGCGACAGCCAACTGCAGCAGTGCTACGGCGCCCTGGAATGGGCCATCAGCCAGCTGCCCTAACAGGGCCCATCGACCTGGATTTAGCCCGGCAAGATAACCCGATCAATCACGTGCACCACGCCGTTTTCGCAGGCGATGTCCGCCGTGAGCACGGTGGCATTTTTGATCTCAAAGGGTTCATCGCCAGCGCCACCGCGTCGGATCGGAATTGGAGCTCCCTCGAGGCTGGTCCACTCGGCCTGGGCCACAATTTCGGCCCGCAAAAAGAAGCCGGACAGCACGTGGTATTTGAGAATTCGGGCCAGCTGGGGTGGGTTGTCCACCAGGGTTTGCACCGTGCCCGGGGGCAGGGCCGCAAAGGCATCATCCACGGGCGCAAACACCGTGAAGGGCCCAGGGCCCTCTAGGGCAGAGCGAAGCCCCGCCGCATCCACGGCTGCAAGCAAAGTATTAAAAACACCTGCACCCTTAGCGGTCTCGAGAATGGTGGCCATGGGAATCCTGGATTTAAGAGCTAGCGATAATCTTGGCTTTGGATATCAGTGAGGCGAGCTTCTGGCCGCAGGAAACGATCCATTTGGGCCTCAAAAAAGCGACGGTTAGCCATCAAGTGCTCGGGATCGGAATCTTCCAAGGGATAGAAAAGGGCGGCCCGCAGGGCCTGGATTACGGCCGAGGTCACGTTGTACATCGAGCGCTGGAAGGTAATTCCCAGCTGCACCAGCTGATCCCCCTCCCCCCGCCGATGCTGGCCATAGAGCTCCTTCAGGTAGGGGGGCAGAAAATGGAGCATGTCCTGCATTAGCAGGGTCGGTGGGATTCCGGCCGAACCCACCGGATAGACATCTGCATACAAAATTCCGTAGTGGAAATCCGCCTGATCGGCTGGAACCTGCCCCGCCTGGGCGTTGTAGCTCTTGGTGCCCCTGAAGGGGGAAGTGCGATAGAAAACCGCCTCCACGTAGGGAAGGGCAGCCTCATAGAGCCAGGTAAAACCCTCACTCTTAGGGATGATTTCAAAACATTCACCACCAATGAATACATGGTGATAGATGGGCCTGCCGGCCACTGCAAAAATGCCATTTACCAGAAAATCCATGGCCTCGGGCACGCTTGTTAGCTTGCCTTCGTCGTAGAGGTCACTCATTTCAAAGAAAACCGGCGCCATCACCTCCCAGAACAATCCCAAATTGGCGTAAAAAGAAAGTTGTCGCACCTTCTCCATAAACATTTCCGGAAAAAGCCTATGGAGACCAAGCATCAAGGGATTGCCCTTGAAATAGGCTTTGATGGCCCGGTCGGCATTGGCCCTATAGGCCTCACTATCTAGATAGTCGTTGAATCGGCCACCCATGCCCTGGTGCCAAAACATGGCCTGCATGCAGGCCTCCGCAAACTCCATGTTGACCCGGTCGTGCCACAGGTGATGCAGCAGTTTTGGCATCGCCTTGGTTTCGCCCTTATCCATGAAGGCCAGCAGCTCTGGATGGGCCTTTTCACCACCGCGCCATATGCGCAGCTGGGATTGGTCGCCCCCATAGCTATTGGGTAGGTCCAGATACTTCTGGGAGATGAAATACTTAAAGGCAGGTAGGGGATTTAGGAAAACCTTCTCGGCGATGTAGAGCAAATCACGCCAATAAAAATCCATCGGCACCGCATAGGCCTTGTAGATGCCGATGATTTGCTGGAGATTTTCAGGCGTATCCGGCAGCATCGAACCGCCCGCCTCCAAGCGGTGAATCACCTCGGCGAAGGGGTGGGTTGAGGCGGGAATGGGGGTGGGGGGCATGGCTGTGGGTGGGTATGGCTGTTGGTTTACAAGAACGGTTGGGAATGCAAAGCCAGGGCCGCCGTGGCGGTTTCACTCCAGCCAGTCAGTGCGGTGGGCCAAATACCGGCCAATAACACAGCAGCCGTAAGGGTTAGGGATGGCAGGCGTTCAACCCAGGTGGTGCTGGCCCAATCGGCCCGGTCGCTGTCGAGTCGGCCAAAGCCCACCCGGTTGAACAGGCGCACCGCGTAAACGGCCGTGAGCACCGAAGCGGCCAGGCAGGTGAGGGTGGGCAGGGGAAAGGTCGACCAACTGCCCTCAAAAACCAGCAGTTCGGCCACAAACCCCGCCAAGCCAGGCACACCAGCCGCGGCCATCAGGGCCAACAGCATCAGGCCCAGGGTGAAGGGCAAACCGCGCTGGGGATTGAGCAAACCGGAGAGCTCCGGAATGGCGGTGGTGCCTGTCTTGCGCTCGATCAACCCCACCAGGGAGAAGAGCAGGGCAATGATCAGACCATGGGCCAACATCTGGGCCACCACGCCCTGGAGGCTCAAGGGGGTGGCCGCCGCCAGGGCCAGCACCAAAAAGCCCATGTGGCTCAGGGAGCTGTAGGCCACCAGCCGCCGCATGTCGAGCTGGGAAATGGCGTTGAGGGCTCCGTAGATGGCGGTGATTGCCCCCACTGCGGCAATCCAAGGCGACCAGGCCTGCCAGGTTTCGGGCAGAAACTCCAGGCCAAAACGCAGCAGGCCATAGGCCCCCAGCTTGGAAACGGCGCCACTCATCAACATCGCCACCGGCGTGGGGGCCTGGCTGTAGGTGGCTGGCTGCCAGCCATGCAGGGGCACCACGGGGAGCTTCAGGCCAAAGGCCAGCAGCACCAGGGCCATGATCCAGCGCTGGGTGCCGAGGGCCAGGGGGCTTTCCCCGTGGGTGATGGCGGCCAGATCCGCGAAGGCAAAGCTGGGGCCACCGGCCTGGCTCCAGCCAAGGGCAAGCACGGCAGCCACCAGCGCCACGCCGGAAACGGCCCCATAGGTAAGGAAGCGAATCGCTGCCCCCGCCCGCTTCTCGCCGCCAAAGCTGGCCACCAGCAGGGTGGTGGGGATCAAGATCAGCTCATAGGCGATCACAAACAGCAGGGCGTTGCGGGCCAAAAATGCACCCACCAGCCCCAGGTTGGTGGCCAACATCAGGGCGAAATAGAGCCGCGGCCGTCCCTGATCGACCGGGCTGGAAAGCACCGCCATGGCCGTGAGCAGGGCGGTGAGCAGCACCAAGGGCATAGAAAGGCCATCCAGGCCCAGGTCGAGGGAGAGCCCCAGCCGCGGCAACCAGGCCTGGCTGAAGTTCAGTTCAGCCCCAGACAAGCCGATGGCACAGGCGATCGCCGTGGCCAATTGCACGGCCGCCGCCACCAGGGCCGCAGGCCGTGCCCAGGCCGGTGCCAAAAGGGGAATGGCGATGCCGCCCAGCAGGGGGAAGGCCAACAAAACCAATAGGAGCAGCGGGTTCATCAATTCACCCCAGCCAGCGAAACAAAGCTGGTGCGGGCCAACAACCAGGTGGCCATCAACAGCACCCCAACCACCAGGGAGAGGGCATAGGCCTGGGACCTACCCGATGTGGTGAGGCTTAGGCGCCTGGCACTGGCCATCGCCGAAGCTCCCGCCTGGCCACTGAAGCCATCCACCAGCCGCTCATCCGACCAGGCACTCCAACGGGCCAGGGTCACCACCAAGCCCACCACGGTGCGCTGGTAGAAGCGCTCGGTTTGCATGTCGGCCGAAAGCCAATCCTGGAGGCCCCCCAGGGCAGAGGGTAGGTGGGTCAGGGGGTGGGGCCTGAGATAGAAAAACGCCGAAGATCCCCCACCCACCAGGGTTGTGGCCACCAGCGGCCAGCCCAGGGGGCCCCAGCCCAGCAGGGGGCCGCCCGCGAAGACACCGTTGAGGCTCAACAGGGGGGGCAGGTGCAGCACTAGGCCCATCAACAGGGTGGTGGGGAGTGCCATCAGCCAAAGCACCTCGGCCGAGCGAACCGTGAAGGGCTTGGGATCCCCGCCCCAGATCAGACAAAAGACCCGAATCAAACCTGCACTGATCAGGGCGTTGGTCAGCAGTACCAGGCCCCCCAGCAGCCAGGGCTGGGCACTGGCCTGGGTGAGCACGAGCAATTCGCGCAGGGCCGCAAAACCACCAAAGGGGGGTAGGCCCATCAGGCCGGCGGCGCCGGTCAGGAAGGCCA
This genomic interval from Cyanobium sp. WAJ14-Wanaka contains the following:
- a CDS encoding CO2 hydration protein; translation: MPPTPIPASTHPFAEVIHRLEAGGSMLPDTPENLQQIIGIYKAYAVPMDFYWRDLLYIAEKVFLNPLPAFKYFISQKYLDLPNSYGGDQSQLRIWRGGEKAHPELLAFMDKGETKAMPKLLHHLWHDRVNMEFAEACMQAMFWHQGMGGRFNDYLDSEAYRANADRAIKAYFKGNPLMLGLHRLFPEMFMEKVRQLSFYANLGLFWEVMAPVFFEMSDLYDEGKLTSVPEAMDFLVNGIFAVAGRPIYHHVFIGGECFEIIPKSEGFTWLYEAALPYVEAVFYRTSPFRGTKSYNAQAGQVPADQADFHYGILYADVYPVGSAGIPPTLLMQDMLHFLPPYLKELYGQHRRGEGDQLVQLGITFQRSMYNVTSAVIQALRAALFYPLEDSDPEHLMANRRFFEAQMDRFLRPEARLTDIQSQDYR
- a CDS encoding fasciclin domain-containing protein; amino-acid sequence: MATILETAKGAGVFNTLLAAVDAAGLRSALEGPGPFTVFAPVDDAFAALPPGTVQTLVDNPPQLARILKYHVLSGFFLRAEIVAQAEWTSLEGAPIPIRRGGAGDEPFEIKNATVLTADIACENGVVHVIDRVILPG
- a CDS encoding NADH-quinone oxidoreductase subunit M, with the translated sequence MNPLLLLVLLAFPLLGGIAIPLLAPAWARPAALVAAAVQLATAIACAIGLSGAELNFSQAWLPRLGLSLDLGLDGLSMPLVLLTALLTAMAVLSSPVDQGRPRLYFALMLATNLGLVGAFLARNALLFVIAYELILIPTTLLVASFGGEKRAGAAIRFLTYGAVSGVALVAAVLALGWSQAGGPSFAFADLAAITHGESPLALGTQRWIMALVLLAFGLKLPVVPLHGWQPATYSQAPTPVAMLMSGAVSKLGAYGLLRFGLEFLPETWQAWSPWIAAVGAITAIYGALNAISQLDMRRLVAYSSLSHMGFLVLALAAATPLSLQGVVAQMLAHGLIIALLFSLVGLIERKTGTTAIPELSGLLNPQRGLPFTLGLMLLALMAAAGVPGLAGFVAELLVFEGSWSTFPLPTLTCLAASVLTAVYAVRLFNRVGFGRLDSDRADWASTTWVERLPSLTLTAAVLLAGIWPTALTGWSETATAALALHSQPFL